From Gimesia panareensis, the proteins below share one genomic window:
- a CDS encoding outer membrane protein assembly factor BamB family protein has product MLRATASCHLLPVRICLALIVCTTTALGAEDWLQLKGTPTHSGNVADRNIKTPLSLTAAIPLTDALFTSPVISQGKVVVIDGSGVVFAIDTETNQIVWKFATRGGAGNCNNVASPAIIDDYLHVGTTAGYYYVLNVNDGSVVKEIDCREPIFSAPAVKGDRVYFATLGAQVYAVKPAGEVVWTWDFVKEVVEFEGNRWSGADWLKHRKDRVTWRDHFVCSRDICLSGDSIVVPAGGRTIFLEDTGTAARLQVVGEIPKYAGSEYPATFGQSADEAGNVFVQWHRRDNAGRVEIMRLKGEKIEADYVKGTQTSIRDPGLLSFASVSIRGNDVYRVKPEAGLGLCRHKLNTDSTEVLCEAPSVASPVLTENYAIYGGLDGKLYVVPLAGGEAVTFATASGAPITASVAVADQKIYVPCEDGYLYVLQADGQSPAKQIPLPEQDLLVWKIRSPLTGPLADPKFNWYTNYGDFGGTNANEQGLKPPLRMRWARRLEGTVKHLPVCGGGRLYTHTAEGQIIAYEQDTGRLLWRRYWPDVYLSFTSPLYINEKLLIPQAGIKKSRMRCLDAATGKLLWEAPFTGSPSWSRQFPPVVHGNIAIYASGSGEYAPQGTEKAFTFGGKPVETPDGREVMSWIYSNDNPYYPKDHRPRIWAWDLDTGKVVWEKDFSDYGRGGNDCGIAILDGKLYYSTFFGYASSQRRRRGLPVENNGITACLDPETGKVIWLTNKYYVTSKCTLSARDGRVYIGGYNRANENTQDRFVWCLDAKDGSLVWQSDAVTSALNVVTVGKDYIFSNALRGKGNVFDHKTGKVVSSIGHNYACCRFTLSEPYVLGANMDMIDLSDNGKLVSTGPAIDSRECLGAVVSNGRIFYTSQASGFIVSQTYGEDSQHLPAIWERP; this is encoded by the coding sequence ATGCTAAGAGCTACCGCCAGTTGTCACCTTCTTCCGGTTCGTATCTGCCTGGCGCTGATCGTATGCACCACGACCGCCCTCGGAGCTGAAGACTGGCTGCAGCTGAAAGGGACTCCCACTCATTCAGGCAACGTTGCTGATCGAAACATCAAAACGCCCCTCTCCCTGACCGCAGCCATCCCGCTGACCGATGCCCTCTTTACTTCACCGGTCATCAGCCAGGGCAAGGTCGTCGTGATTGACGGCTCAGGTGTCGTCTTCGCCATCGACACCGAGACGAATCAAATCGTCTGGAAATTCGCCACCCGGGGCGGTGCCGGTAACTGTAATAACGTCGCCTCCCCCGCCATCATTGATGACTATCTCCACGTCGGCACAACGGCGGGATACTACTATGTTTTAAATGTCAATGACGGCTCCGTCGTCAAAGAAATTGACTGTCGGGAACCGATCTTCTCCGCCCCCGCTGTCAAAGGCGACCGCGTCTATTTCGCCACGCTGGGAGCGCAGGTTTATGCGGTCAAGCCGGCAGGCGAAGTCGTCTGGACCTGGGACTTTGTCAAAGAGGTCGTCGAATTCGAGGGAAACCGCTGGAGCGGTGCTGACTGGCTCAAACACCGCAAAGATCGGGTCACCTGGCGGGACCACTTTGTCTGCTCGCGTGATATCTGTCTCTCCGGAGACAGCATCGTCGTCCCCGCCGGCGGTCGCACCATCTTTCTCGAAGACACAGGTACCGCTGCCCGCCTCCAGGTCGTGGGTGAAATCCCCAAGTACGCCGGTTCCGAATACCCGGCCACCTTCGGTCAGAGTGCAGATGAAGCCGGCAACGTCTTTGTGCAGTGGCACCGCCGCGACAATGCAGGTCGTGTCGAAATCATGCGACTCAAAGGCGAAAAGATCGAAGCCGACTACGTCAAAGGTACCCAGACCTCAATTCGCGACCCTGGTCTGCTCAGCTTCGCCTCGGTCAGCATCCGCGGAAATGATGTTTATCGAGTGAAGCCCGAAGCAGGACTCGGACTCTGTCGACACAAGCTCAACACAGATTCCACCGAGGTCCTCTGTGAAGCCCCTTCAGTCGCTTCGCCCGTATTAACAGAGAATTATGCTATCTATGGCGGCCTGGATGGCAAACTCTATGTCGTCCCCCTCGCAGGCGGAGAGGCTGTCACTTTTGCTACCGCGTCTGGAGCTCCGATCACCGCGTCAGTCGCCGTCGCCGATCAGAAAATCTACGTCCCCTGTGAAGACGGTTATCTGTATGTCCTTCAGGCCGATGGTCAGTCGCCAGCGAAACAGATCCCCCTCCCCGAGCAGGATCTGCTGGTCTGGAAAATCCGTAGCCCCCTCACCGGCCCGCTGGCGGATCCCAAATTCAACTGGTACACCAACTATGGAGACTTCGGCGGAACCAATGCCAACGAACAGGGACTCAAACCTCCCTTGCGGATGCGCTGGGCCCGTCGACTGGAAGGCACTGTCAAACATCTGCCCGTCTGTGGGGGCGGTCGTCTTTATACCCACACCGCCGAAGGACAGATCATCGCTTATGAACAGGACACCGGCCGCCTCCTCTGGAGACGCTACTGGCCCGACGTCTATCTTTCATTTACTTCTCCTCTCTATATCAATGAAAAACTGCTGATCCCCCAGGCCGGGATCAAGAAATCCCGTATGCGTTGTCTCGATGCCGCCACCGGAAAACTGCTCTGGGAAGCCCCCTTCACAGGATCGCCCAGCTGGAGCCGTCAGTTCCCACCCGTGGTGCACGGCAACATCGCCATCTATGCCTCGGGTTCGGGTGAGTACGCTCCCCAGGGAACCGAGAAAGCCTTCACCTTCGGGGGCAAACCGGTCGAAACTCCGGATGGTCGCGAAGTGATGAGCTGGATCTACTCCAACGACAATCCCTACTACCCCAAAGATCATCGCCCCCGCATCTGGGCCTGGGACCTGGATACCGGCAAAGTCGTCTGGGAAAAAGATTTCTCCGACTACGGACGGGGCGGCAACGACTGTGGCATCGCCATCCTGGATGGCAAACTGTATTACTCGACCTTCTTCGGCTATGCCAGCAGCCAGCGCCGCCGCCGCGGATTGCCCGTGGAAAACAACGGCATCACCGCCTGCCTCGATCCGGAAACAGGGAAAGTCATCTGGCTGACAAACAAATACTATGTGACCTCCAAGTGCACGCTGAGTGCCCGCGATGGCCGCGTTTATATCGGCGGCTATAACCGCGCCAACGAAAACACCCAGGACCGCTTCGTCTGGTGCCTGGATGCCAAAGATGGATCCCTGGTCTGGCAGTCCGATGCAGTTACCTCCGCTCTCAACGTCGTGACCGTCGGCAAAGATTACATCTTCTCCAACGCCCTGCGTGGCAAAGGGAATGTCTTCGACCACAAAACCGGCAAAGTCGTCAGCAGCATCGGCCACAACTATGCCTGCTGTCGTTTTACCCTCTCCGAACCCTACGTGCTCGGAGCCAATATGGACATGATTGACCTGTCTGATAACGGCAAACTGGTCTCCACAGGCCCCGCCATCGATTCGCGGGAATGCCTGGGAGCCGTCGTTTCCAACGGGCGAATTTTCTATACCTCTCAGGCCAGTGGCTTTATCGTTTCCCAGACTTACGGCGAAGATTCGCAGCATCTGCCCGCCATCTGGGAACGCCCCTGA
- a CDS encoding DUF1501 domain-containing protein: MRDFISKLDGVGRRQFLEYAAKSALGVSVLPMFNNLATAAPAKSKTKGDKTKGKGGKAKRLIYLYMAGAMTHLDTFDLKPGHKNQGETKGIKTNVPGAQISEFLPTLAENFDKMAVINSMYTETGAHGPGEYLMRTSYKEIASTRHPSMGPWIQKFKGRQNKNLPDTVLISSPARHPSAGYFDPSFSPLPIGDPNRGLENTTAPSYLSENSFEKRIELINKFDKKFQKKFKNQSVLAYTDFYSQATNLLSSDELKAFDLNEEKAEDRDKYGRNSFGQGCMLARRLVENNVRCVEVTFGGWDMHRDIYDTNILPSRTGTLDKALGSLLSDLSDRGLLDETLVVLTTEFGRTPVINQNAGRDHHPGVFSAALMGGGIKGGQFFGKSDKGGQSVDADGVLPADFNATIAAALGLPLDKEIFSPNGRPFKVAHDGDPVLKLL, encoded by the coding sequence ATGCGAGACTTCATATCCAAACTGGATGGTGTGGGACGTCGGCAGTTCCTCGAATACGCGGCCAAATCCGCTCTGGGAGTCAGCGTACTTCCCATGTTCAATAACCTGGCGACAGCGGCTCCTGCCAAATCGAAAACCAAAGGTGATAAAACCAAAGGCAAAGGCGGCAAAGCCAAGCGTCTGATTTACCTCTACATGGCCGGTGCGATGACCCACCTGGATACCTTCGACCTCAAACCGGGTCACAAGAACCAGGGCGAGACCAAGGGAATCAAAACCAACGTGCCCGGCGCCCAGATCAGCGAATTCCTGCCCACCCTGGCAGAAAACTTCGACAAGATGGCCGTCATCAATTCCATGTATACGGAAACCGGTGCTCACGGTCCCGGCGAATACCTGATGCGGACCAGCTACAAAGAAATCGCTTCTACCCGGCACCCCAGCATGGGTCCCTGGATTCAGAAGTTCAAAGGTCGGCAAAACAAAAACCTGCCCGACACCGTGCTCATCAGTTCGCCCGCGCGGCACCCGAGTGCAGGCTACTTCGATCCGTCCTTCAGCCCCCTCCCGATTGGCGATCCCAACCGGGGACTGGAAAACACCACGGCTCCGTCCTACCTCTCGGAAAACTCCTTTGAAAAACGTATTGAGTTGATCAATAAGTTCGATAAGAAGTTCCAGAAGAAGTTCAAAAACCAGAGCGTACTGGCCTATACCGACTTCTACTCTCAGGCCACGAACCTGCTCTCCAGCGATGAGTTGAAAGCCTTCGACCTGAACGAAGAGAAAGCGGAAGACCGCGACAAGTATGGCCGCAACTCGTTCGGTCAGGGCTGTATGCTGGCCCGTCGTCTCGTGGAAAACAATGTCCGTTGCGTCGAAGTCACCTTCGGCGGCTGGGACATGCACCGCGATATCTATGACACCAATATTTTGCCGAGTAGAACAGGCACCCTCGACAAAGCGCTGGGAAGCCTCCTCTCGGATCTGTCTGACCGGGGACTGCTCGACGAAACACTGGTCGTCCTCACCACAGAATTCGGTCGTACCCCGGTCATCAACCAGAATGCCGGTCGCGACCACCATCCGGGAGTCTTCTCCGCAGCCCTCATGGGAGGCGGTATCAAAGGCGGTCAGTTCTTCGGAAAATCCGATAAAGGCGGACAGAGTGTCGATGCCGACGGCGTCCTGCCGGCCGACTTCAACGCCACTATCGCCGCAGCTCTGGGACTCCCCCTGGACAAGGAAATCTTCTCGCCCAACGGTCGCCCCTTCAAAGTGGCCCACGACGGCGACCCCGTGCTGAAACTGCTCTAA
- a CDS encoding DUF1549 domain-containing protein has protein sequence MSGKQIRHHATVAWYGKMSACCLVALAVLVVTSLPDSGAAPRRRAVKKKPAEKKEEPLPPRFMVKSKPVEPARIYTALKSAEEIDRLVEANYKKYNVKPNAMTDDAQFLRRVYLDITGTIPTYRETKYFLASRHPDKRKRLIDRLLDSDGYASHYYNYWADVFRYTDRLNNNVDGAPYRQWIKQSLAENKPWDKMVAEMITAEGLIWENPATGYMQRDSGMPLDNMNNTVRIFLGTRIGCAQCHDHPFDRWKQKEFYEMAAFTFGTSTRAGGGDKRYYMDGDPNRRLRKEYQEMDQEEKDRRRNQGRFNRMIRVNMMVVNDQANRKIRLPHDYAYTDAKPKSVVEPKTIFGEAVVIKKGETPRQAFARWMVSKNNPRFAKTIANRLWKQAFGRGQIEPVDDMMDDTVAENPELMKFLESEMKRLNFDMKEYLRILFNTKTYQRQATTEDIPLSEYYHFPGPVLRRMTAEQAWDSFLTLAVVKPEEYRELPSEMETEIISVDLNKASAEEVLEADSKKREEIDRTRYKREKKYKYKGQLLARASELPSPVSPSHFLRTFGQSDRELISASSDTGSVPQVLFMFNGPVTHMMLEKGSTIYNNVIETKSVKEGVEVVFMTILNRYPDSDELKLATEEIENNGAAGYGNVIWALVNTREFLFIQ, from the coding sequence ATGTCAGGAAAACAAATCCGACACCACGCGACCGTTGCGTGGTACGGTAAAATGAGCGCTTGTTGTCTTGTCGCGTTAGCAGTCCTGGTGGTGACCAGCCTGCCCGATTCGGGAGCTGCCCCGCGAAGAAGAGCAGTCAAAAAGAAACCGGCTGAGAAGAAAGAAGAACCTCTGCCTCCGCGTTTCATGGTAAAATCCAAGCCGGTTGAACCAGCCCGAATTTACACGGCTCTGAAATCTGCAGAAGAAATCGACCGTCTGGTAGAAGCCAACTACAAAAAATACAACGTCAAGCCCAACGCCATGACAGACGATGCCCAGTTCCTGCGTCGCGTCTATCTGGACATCACGGGCACCATCCCCACCTACCGCGAAACCAAATACTTTCTCGCCTCCCGACACCCCGATAAACGCAAACGGCTCATCGATCGCCTGCTTGACAGCGATGGCTACGCCAGCCACTACTACAATTACTGGGCTGACGTCTTTCGCTATACCGATCGCCTGAACAACAACGTCGACGGTGCTCCCTATCGGCAGTGGATCAAACAGTCCCTGGCAGAAAACAAACCCTGGGACAAAATGGTAGCGGAAATGATCACCGCGGAAGGCTTGATCTGGGAAAACCCGGCTACTGGCTATATGCAGCGCGATTCCGGCATGCCCCTGGATAACATGAACAACACGGTTCGTATCTTCCTGGGAACCCGCATCGGCTGTGCCCAGTGCCACGATCACCCGTTTGATCGCTGGAAGCAGAAAGAATTCTACGAGATGGCCGCCTTCACCTTTGGAACATCTACCCGTGCCGGTGGCGGTGATAAACGCTACTACATGGATGGTGACCCCAATCGTCGTCTGCGTAAAGAATATCAGGAAATGGATCAGGAAGAAAAAGACCGTCGCCGTAACCAGGGACGTTTCAACCGCATGATCCGGGTCAACATGATGGTCGTGAACGATCAGGCCAACCGCAAGATCCGTCTGCCGCACGACTATGCCTACACCGACGCCAAACCCAAATCTGTTGTGGAACCGAAAACGATCTTCGGTGAAGCGGTTGTCATTAAAAAGGGTGAAACTCCCCGTCAGGCTTTCGCCCGCTGGATGGTTTCCAAAAACAATCCCCGTTTCGCCAAGACCATCGCCAACCGGCTCTGGAAGCAGGCCTTCGGACGCGGGCAGATTGAACCTGTCGACGACATGATGGACGATACGGTCGCAGAAAACCCCGAATTGATGAAGTTTCTCGAATCCGAGATGAAACGACTCAATTTCGACATGAAAGAATATCTGCGGATCCTGTTCAACACGAAAACCTATCAGCGACAGGCGACAACCGAAGATATTCCCCTCAGTGAATACTATCACTTCCCCGGCCCGGTACTGCGTCGCATGACGGCAGAACAGGCCTGGGATTCCTTCCTGACCCTCGCTGTGGTCAAACCGGAAGAATACCGGGAACTGCCTTCCGAAATGGAAACAGAAATCATCTCTGTCGACCTGAATAAAGCTTCCGCCGAGGAAGTCCTCGAAGCGGATAGCAAGAAACGTGAAGAGATCGACCGCACCCGCTACAAACGGGAAAAGAAATACAAGTACAAAGGTCAGCTGCTGGCTCGGGCTTCGGAACTTCCGTCCCCCGTTTCCCCCAGTCACTTCCTGCGTACGTTCGGTCAATCCGATCGCGAACTGATCTCGGCCTCTTCTGACACAGGCTCTGTGCCCCAGGTGCTGTTCATGTTCAACGGCCCGGTGACACACATGATGCTCGAAAAAGGTTCGACGATTTACAACAACGTGATTGAAACGAAATCGGTTAAAGAAGGGGTCGAGGTCGTCTTCATGACCATTCTGAACCGTTACCCCGACAGCGATGAACTCAAGCTCGCTACGGAGGAAATTGAAAACAATGGCGCAGCCGGTTACGGAAACGTGATCTGGGCCCTGGTCAATACCCGCGAATTTCTGTTCATTCAATAA
- a CDS encoding sulfatase family protein — MRCFTRFVTLQTLVWLGLTVAFPLSYSFAAEVPQHPNIVVVLVDDLRWDELGCMGHPFVRTPHIDRIAREGARFRNAFCSTPLCSPVRACLLTGRYTHNHGILDNINRSEHSHTLKTFPQFLQKAGYETAYVGKWHMGNDDTARPGFDYWVSMKGQGTSFDPVLNINGERKQFQGHTTDVLNQKANEFLEQNQDKPFCLYIAQKALHPELTQRDDGSITDPSAAKFMPAKRHETLYTNAAIPRRLNVKDDLKGKTALLRKIPGLPPLSEETGTSDEVIRDRLRMLAGIDEGVGMLLDLLEKQGRLDQTVFVFTSDHGYWYGEHGLSVERRLPYEEGIRVPLLVRYPPLVKGGTLIDEFAVSVDLAPTMLDLAHVKTDQKFDGLSLVPLLEGKHPADWRKSILVEYNSDTVFPRLDRMGYKAVRTPRWKYIQFNDLEGMDELYDVQNDPYEFKNVINTPGNKKVVKQMQAELKRLIQ; from the coding sequence GTGAGATGTTTTACCCGGTTCGTGACGTTACAGACCCTGGTCTGGCTTGGCCTGACTGTGGCATTCCCGCTGAGCTATTCCTTCGCTGCAGAGGTGCCGCAGCATCCGAATATTGTGGTCGTGCTCGTGGACGATCTGCGGTGGGACGAACTGGGCTGCATGGGACATCCGTTTGTACGGACGCCCCATATTGACCGGATCGCCCGGGAAGGGGCTCGGTTTCGGAACGCCTTCTGCTCGACGCCCCTCTGTTCTCCGGTCCGGGCGTGTCTCTTGACGGGACGCTATACCCACAATCATGGGATCCTGGATAATATCAATCGGAGCGAACACAGCCATACGCTCAAAACGTTTCCCCAGTTCCTGCAGAAAGCCGGTTATGAAACCGCCTACGTGGGCAAGTGGCACATGGGGAATGACGATACAGCCCGCCCCGGTTTCGATTACTGGGTCAGCATGAAAGGGCAGGGGACGTCGTTTGATCCGGTGTTGAATATCAACGGAGAGCGCAAGCAGTTCCAGGGGCACACCACCGATGTGCTCAATCAGAAGGCGAATGAATTCCTGGAGCAGAATCAGGACAAGCCGTTCTGTCTGTATATTGCCCAGAAAGCATTGCACCCCGAGCTGACGCAGCGGGATGACGGCAGTATTACCGATCCCTCCGCAGCGAAGTTTATGCCGGCCAAACGGCATGAAACGCTTTATACCAACGCTGCGATTCCCCGCCGGTTAAATGTGAAGGATGATCTGAAGGGAAAGACGGCGCTGCTCAGGAAAATTCCGGGCCTGCCCCCCCTCAGCGAGGAGACGGGAACCAGCGATGAAGTCATCCGGGACCGTCTGCGGATGCTGGCCGGAATTGATGAGGGAGTGGGGATGCTATTGGATCTGCTGGAGAAGCAGGGGCGGCTCGATCAGACCGTGTTTGTCTTTACCAGTGATCATGGTTACTGGTATGGGGAGCATGGTTTGAGCGTGGAGCGTCGGCTGCCTTACGAAGAGGGGATTCGCGTCCCGCTGCTGGTGCGTTATCCCCCGCTCGTCAAAGGGGGAACGCTGATCGACGAGTTCGCCGTCAGTGTCGATCTGGCTCCCACCATGCTGGATCTGGCACATGTGAAGACTGATCAGAAGTTTGACGGGCTGAGCCTGGTACCTCTGCTGGAAGGGAAGCATCCGGCTGACTGGCGCAAATCGATCCTGGTTGAGTATAACAGCGACACCGTCTTTCCCCGGCTGGACCGGATGGGCTATAAGGCGGTGCGGACTCCGCGCTGGAAGTACATCCAGTTCAACGACCTGGAGGGGATGGACGAGCTGTATGACGTGCAGAACGATCCGTACGAATTCAAAAACGTAATCAATACACCAGGAAATAAGAAAGTCGTCAAACAGATGCAGGCCGAATTAAAGCGGCTGATACAGTGA
- a CDS encoding PVC-type heme-binding CxxCH protein, with amino-acid sequence MPSSRVSSGFSKRFRLVSILSLSLIVFVCGLTMTAKSADKSESPAKVDYSAEMPRILPRTPEESLKSFRIHPDFKIELVAAEPLVRDPVAMCFDARGRAYVVEMPEYNDAHKEGYSSVKLLEDTDGDGVFDKSFPFLTDITLPTAVFCYQGGVFVGAPPYVYFCKDTDGDGTADVREVVMEGFGRDKGDEGMINSFRWGLDNRIYFSTGIDGGMVTVTAEGPGKKFNTKGRGVVLDPATRKIELTTGGGQHGMSLGIWNRAFVCANSIPMQVLMYDDRYIARNPYLAPPPAPVDIAPGGKFTKLMRISQIEPWRILRTRIRAASAKGDYEGGKPSGFFTAATGITVYRGDAWPLKYQGNLFVGEPANNLVYRAAPKPDGLSLVAPRADQNAEFLASTDVWFRPVQFENGPDGSLYVLDMYRELIEGAPFIPEEVLKHIDPIGGQDKGRIYRIVPKKFQRPVMPDYTKLSSKELAALLDSDNGWTRDTAQRLLYERQDTSIVPELKQLALSSKKPITRATALWSLQGLNSLDTNTLLKGLHDQDPHVCIQSLRIAEQFAEDSQVQQAMISLSENESLLVQYQAAFSLGAFQSIARNQALAGLLTQDVENKWMRMAVQSSLKQGAGEVFALLLQNSELLKNRQAQGFLTTLATQIGAQSEPENVKRVMVALETLSKSEQKLAQQSFRNLLSRASASTKQVLASSKSKYTAQLLSGMMKSTIDQATNTKLPVKSRVGAIPTLSIGNFDETLPVFEELLSVQQPLPIRQKAITTLGLVNDDRVAELLVEAWPGLSPQLRMSAVEVLFSRKPWQVALLDAVKAGEINSGDISPERVQLLKSSQDKAIKKRATALFQNQRLTGRSDVIKAYQASLKLKGDPANGKVVFKKNCAACHRLENVGVQLGADLKAIKDRGTEAVLLNILDPNREVKPQYVTYLLVTTQGRTITGLIKTENANSITIARADGTSDTVLRIDIEELISSKLSFMPEGFEKQINQQQMADLLAYLNSIK; translated from the coding sequence ATGCCTTCCTCTCGTGTCTCGTCCGGATTCAGCAAGCGTTTTCGTCTGGTCTCAATTCTGTCCCTGAGTCTGATTGTGTTTGTCTGTGGTCTGACCATGACTGCGAAATCGGCGGATAAAAGCGAATCCCCGGCCAAGGTCGATTACTCAGCAGAGATGCCCCGGATTCTGCCACGCACTCCTGAGGAGTCGCTGAAATCCTTCCGGATTCATCCTGATTTTAAAATTGAACTGGTGGCCGCTGAGCCGCTCGTACGGGATCCGGTCGCCATGTGTTTTGATGCGCGGGGCCGGGCCTATGTGGTTGAGATGCCTGAGTATAACGATGCCCACAAGGAAGGTTACAGCTCCGTCAAGCTGCTGGAAGATACCGACGGCGACGGCGTCTTCGATAAAAGCTTTCCCTTCCTGACGGACATTACATTGCCCACCGCGGTTTTCTGTTACCAGGGGGGCGTGTTTGTGGGGGCGCCTCCGTATGTCTATTTCTGCAAAGATACCGACGGTGACGGTACCGCTGATGTGCGGGAAGTTGTTATGGAAGGCTTCGGTCGGGATAAAGGTGACGAGGGGATGATCAACTCGTTCCGCTGGGGTCTGGATAACCGAATCTATTTTTCGACGGGCATCGATGGCGGAATGGTGACCGTGACCGCTGAGGGACCTGGGAAAAAATTCAATACCAAAGGTCGGGGCGTGGTACTCGATCCGGCAACCCGCAAGATCGAACTGACAACCGGGGGCGGTCAGCATGGTATGAGCCTGGGAATCTGGAACCGGGCGTTCGTCTGTGCCAACAGTATTCCGATGCAGGTGTTGATGTACGATGATCGCTATATCGCCCGCAACCCGTATCTGGCACCCCCGCCGGCTCCGGTGGATATTGCACCCGGTGGTAAATTTACGAAGCTGATGCGGATCAGTCAGATCGAACCGTGGCGGATTCTGCGGACACGAATCCGGGCTGCGAGTGCTAAGGGAGACTACGAAGGCGGGAAGCCTTCCGGATTTTTCACAGCAGCGACCGGGATCACCGTGTATCGGGGAGATGCCTGGCCGCTGAAGTACCAGGGAAATCTGTTCGTAGGTGAGCCGGCTAACAACCTGGTTTATCGTGCTGCACCAAAACCCGACGGCCTGTCGCTGGTTGCGCCGCGTGCCGACCAGAATGCGGAATTTCTGGCTTCGACCGATGTCTGGTTTCGACCGGTTCAGTTCGAGAACGGACCGGATGGCTCCCTGTATGTATTGGATATGTACCGTGAGCTGATTGAAGGAGCCCCCTTCATTCCGGAAGAGGTTCTGAAGCACATTGATCCGATCGGCGGACAGGACAAGGGCCGGATCTATCGGATTGTACCCAAAAAGTTCCAGCGACCTGTAATGCCCGATTATACGAAACTGTCTTCTAAGGAACTCGCGGCATTGCTGGACAGCGACAACGGCTGGACGCGCGATACCGCGCAGCGACTGTTGTACGAGCGTCAGGATACTTCTATTGTTCCTGAACTGAAACAGCTGGCATTGAGTTCAAAGAAGCCGATCACACGGGCGACGGCACTCTGGTCGCTGCAGGGGTTGAATTCGCTGGATACGAATACACTGCTGAAAGGACTTCACGATCAGGATCCCCATGTTTGCATCCAGTCGCTGCGGATCGCCGAACAGTTTGCAGAGGACTCACAGGTTCAGCAGGCGATGATTTCTCTGTCGGAAAATGAGTCGCTGCTGGTGCAGTACCAGGCTGCTTTTTCACTGGGCGCATTTCAATCGATCGCCCGCAATCAGGCACTGGCCGGCCTGCTCACGCAGGATGTCGAGAACAAGTGGATGCGGATGGCAGTACAGAGTTCGCTCAAACAGGGAGCCGGAGAAGTCTTTGCCCTGCTGTTACAGAATTCGGAACTGCTCAAAAACAGACAGGCGCAGGGATTTCTGACCACTCTGGCGACTCAGATTGGCGCCCAGTCGGAGCCGGAGAACGTCAAGCGGGTGATGGTGGCTCTGGAAACGCTGTCGAAATCAGAACAGAAACTGGCGCAGCAGTCGTTTCGCAATCTGCTCTCGCGAGCATCTGCTTCCACCAAGCAGGTTCTGGCCAGTTCGAAAAGTAAATATACTGCGCAGCTGTTGTCCGGGATGATGAAGTCCACGATTGATCAGGCGACGAACACAAAACTGCCCGTGAAGAGTCGTGTGGGAGCGATTCCAACTTTGAGTATCGGGAATTTTGACGAGACCCTGCCGGTCTTTGAGGAGCTGTTGTCTGTCCAGCAGCCCCTCCCGATCCGTCAGAAGGCGATTACCACACTGGGGCTGGTGAATGACGATCGCGTGGCAGAACTGCTGGTCGAAGCGTGGCCTGGACTGAGTCCCCAGTTGCGAATGAGCGCTGTTGAAGTTCTGTTCTCCCGAAAACCGTGGCAGGTGGCTCTGCTGGATGCGGTGAAAGCAGGCGAGATCAACTCGGGCGATATCAGCCCGGAGCGGGTTCAACTGCTCAAGAGCAGTCAGGATAAAGCAATCAAAAAGCGGGCAACGGCTCTGTTTCAGAATCAGCGGCTGACCGGACGTTCGGACGTCATCAAGGCATACCAGGCCTCGCTCAAACTCAAGGGAGACCCTGCCAACGGCAAGGTGGTGTTCAAGAAAAACTGTGCGGCCTGTCATCGTCTGGAGAATGTCGGCGTGCAGCTGGGAGCAGATCTGAAGGCGATCAAGGACCGGGGAACTGAAGCAGTGCTGCTGAATATTCTGGATCCCAATCGCGAGGTGAAGCCTCAGTATGTGACTTACCTGCTGGTGACCACCCAGGGGCGCACAATCACCGGTCTGATTAAAACCGAGAACGCCAACAGCATTACGATTGCCCGGGCGGACGGCACCAGCGATACGGTGCTGCGAATTGACATCGAAGAGCTGATCAGTTCAAAGCTGTCCTTCATGCCTGAGGGGTTTGAAAAGCAGATTAATCAACAGCAGATGGCTGATTTGCTGGCTTATCTGAATTCCATCAAATAG